In a genomic window of Diabrotica undecimpunctata isolate CICGRU chromosome 2, icDiaUnde3, whole genome shotgun sequence:
- the ATPsynbeta gene encoding ATP synthase subunit beta, mitochondrial: MLGAVARATSSLLAGKTIEKVSSESLKIVSSYNVQKRDFAAKAAAGKAQGKVVAVIGAVVDVQFDEELPPILNALEVQNRQPRLVLEVAQHLGENTVRTIAMDGTEGIVRGQQVNDTGYPIRIPVGEATLGRIMNVIGEPIDERGPIETDKRASIHAEAPEFVDMSVEQEILVTGIKVVDLLAPYAKGGKIGLFGGAGVGKTVLIMELINNVAKAHGGYSVFAGVGERTREGNDLYHEMIESGVISLKDKTSKVALVYGQMNEPPGARARVALTGLTVAEYFRDQEGQDVLLFIDNIFRFTQAGSEVSALLGRIPSAVGYQPTLATDMGSMQERITTTKKGSITSVQAIYVPADDLTDPAPATTFAHLDATTVLSRAIAELGIYPAVDPLDSTSRIMDPNIIGAEHYKVARDVQKILQDYKSLQDIIAILGMDELSEDDKLTVSRARKIQRFLSQPFQVAEVFTGHAGKLVPLEETIKGFQKILAGELDHLPEVAFYMVGPIEEVVQKAEKLAEST, from the exons ATGTTGGGTGCTGTGGCAAGAGCAACGTCCAGCCTTTTGGCTGGAAAAACCATCGAAAAAGTTAGTTCTGAATCCCTCAAAATTGTCTCTTCGTACAATGTTCAAA aaAGAGATTTCGCTGCCAAAGCTGCTGCCGGTAAGGCACAAGGAAAAGTTGTAGCGGTCATTGGTGCCGTCGTCGACGTACAATTTGATGAAGAACTACCCCCGATTCTAAATGCATTGGAAGTCCAAAACCGCCAACCTAGGCTGGTCCTTGAA gtTGCCCAGCACTTGGGAGAGAACACAGTACGTACTATTGCTATGGATGGTACTGAAGGTATTGTCCGTGGTCAACAAGTTAATGACACAGGATATCCAATCCGTATTCCTGTTGGTGAAGCAACTTTGGGTCGTATCATGAATGTCATTGGAGAACCTATTGATGAAAGGGGTCCTATTGAAACAGACAAGAGAGCTTCCATTCATGCTGAAGCCCCTGAATTCGTTGATATGAGTGTTGAGCAAGAAATTTTGGTAACTGGTATTAAG GTAGTAGACCTTTTGGCCCCTTATGCTAAGGGTGGTAAGATTGGTCTCTTTGGAGGTGCTGGAGTAGGAAAAACTGTACTGATTATGGAACTTATTAACAACGTAGCTAAAGCTCATGGTGGTTACTCAGTATTTGCTGGTGTAGGAGAACGTACCCGTGAAG GTAATGATTTATACCATGAAATGATTGAATCTGGAGTAATCTCCTTAAAAGATAAGACCTCCAAAGTAGCCTTGGTCTATGGACAAATGAATGAACCACCAGGTGCTCGTGCTCGTGTAGCTTTGACTGGATTAACTGTTGCTGAATATTTCCGTGATCAAGAAGGACAAGATGTACTGCTTTTCATTGACAACATTTTCAG ATTTACTCAAGCTGGTTCAGAGGTATCTGCCTTGTTGGGTCGTATCCCCTCTGCTGTAGGTTACCAGCCTACTTTGGCCACTGACATGGGTAGCATGCAGGAACGTATTACCACCACCAAGAAGGGTTCCATTACATCAGTACAGGCTATCTATGTACCTGCTGATGACTTGACAGATCCTGCTCCAGCCACCACTTTCGCTCACTTGGACGCTACCACTGTATTGTCCCGTGCTATTGCTGAATTGGGTATCTACCCAGCTGTAGATCCTTTGGATTCTACCTCACGTATCATGGACCCCAATATTATTGGAGCTGAACATTACAAAGTTGCTCGTGATGTACAGAAGATATTGCAAGATTATAAATCACTTCAG GATATTATTGCCATCTTGGGTATGGATGAATTGTCTGAAGATGACAAACTTACTGTATCTCGTGCTAGAAAGATCCAACGTTTCCTTTCACAACCTTTCCAAGTTGCTGAGGTCTTCACTGGTCATGCTGGAAAACTTGTTCCTCTTGAAGAAACCATTAAG GGATTCCAAAAGATTCTTGCTGGTGAATTAGACCACTTACCAGAAGTAGCCTTCTACATGGTCGGACCCATTGAAGAGGTGGTCCAAAAGGCAGAAAAATTAGCTGAATCTACATAA